The Labrus mixtus chromosome 16, fLabMix1.1, whole genome shotgun sequence genome window below encodes:
- the aqp10b gene encoding aquaporin-10b encodes MYQKMKHSPLLHSNTSTPPQPGHKVHDVDNCSSMKGQTLLRKADSAVLWGSEDLTDDSVPALKVQLWPDGEEETTGMERLLKKCRIRNRLVRECLAECLGVYILILFGCGSVAQVTTTEEKKGQYLSINLGFALGVTFGIFVSRGVSGAHLNPAVSLSLCVLGRHPWMKLPFYVFFQLFGAFLAAATVALQYHDAIRAYGGGQLTVTGPTATAGIFSTYPSDYLSVWGGVVDQVIGTAALLLCVLALGDQRNTSLPDSFQPVLVGAVVLVIGISMGSNSGYALNPARDFGPRLFTYIAGWGVDVFRAGDGWWWVPIVAPCVGALLGTLIYQLMIEVHHPIHQPELPSSCQEATESKMGVELKGVEPGCDKPTKNSNLA; translated from the exons ATGTACCAAAAGATGAAacactctcctctcctgcacTCAAACACATCTACACCTCCTCAGCCGGGCCATAAAGTGCATGACGTAGACAACTGCTCCAGTATGAAAGGGCAAACTCTGCTCCGTAAGGCAGACAGTGCAGTGCTGTGGGGGTCAGAGGATCTGACGGATGACAGCGTCCCGGCTCTGAAAGTTCAGCTTTGGCCCgacggagaggaggaaacgACGGGAATGGAGAGGCTGCTGAAGAAATGTCGGATCAGAAACAGACTGGTCAGGGAGTGTTTGGCTGAGTGTCTCGGGGTCTACATCTTGATT CTGTTTGGATGTGGCTCTGTTGCCCAGGTGACCAcaacagaagagaagaagggaCAGTACCTATCCATAAACCTGGGTTTTGCACTTGGAGTAACATTTGGGATCTTTGTGTCACGAGGAGTTTCAG GTGCCCATCTGAACCCGGCGGTGtctctgagtttgtgtgttctgGGGAGACATCCCTGGATGAAGCTGCCTTTCTACGTCTTCTTCCAGCTGTTCGGAGCTTTTCTAGCTGCAGCCACAGTTGCACTGCAGTACCACG ATGCCATCAGGGCGTATGGTGGTGGACAGCTTACAGTCACAGGGCCAACAGCCACAGCGGGCATATTCTCCACCTACCCATCTGACTACCTGAGTGTGTGGGGAGGAGTCGTGGACCAG GTGATAGGCACCGCTGCCCTCCTGCTGTGTGTCCTGGCACTCGGGGACCAGAGGAACACCTCCCTCCCTGACAGCTTTCAGCCTGTACTGGTGGGTGCAGTGGTGCTGGTTATCGGCATCTCTATGGGCTCCAACAGCGGCTACGCTCTTAACCCAGCCAGGGATTTTGGACCTCGGTTGTTCACGTACATCGCCGGCTGGGGAGTGGATGTTTTCAG GGCTGGAGACGGTTGGTGGTGGGTGCCCATAGTGGCTCCTTGTGTCGGTGCTCTGCTGGGGACTCTGATCTACCAGCTGATGATTGAAGTCCACCATCCAATCCATCAGCCTGAGCTACCCAGTTCATGTCAGGAGGCCACTGAAAGCAAGATGGGTGTGGAGCTGAAGGGGGTGGAGCCAGGCTGTGATAAACCCACCAAGAACTCCAATTTAGCttag
- the hax1 gene encoding HCLS1-associated protein X-1: MSVFDLFRGFFGVPGGHYRGRRDPFFDTMTHDEDEDDEEEDGFYSDGFRGDQQDPFDGDWRFGFSFGPDGMRIQEPPVFGHVLREMEEIFSQLGRMDGQSESRHFGVPMLPPPQDGDKRGEGGSSGNPLRDFMLKSPDSNTQGPRPGPPREPRNDSHPSYESPELPGWTPFAKFNDFWKQGPRKAPDERKQDGDLDSAVSSGGLDQILTPPAGQTPNQPRSRSFFQSVMVTKVLKPDGSVEERRTVRDGHGNEETTVTRSGGVGTQEDADHHTVPLTPGVQHPFSDLRDDDSLFSKFFRGFK, encoded by the exons atgagtgtttttgatttatttcgCGGGTTCTTCGGGGTACCTGGAGGCCATTATCGCGGCCGAAG GGACCCCTTCTTCGATACAATGActcatgatgaagatgaagatgatgaggaggaggacggaTTCTACTCTGACGGGTTCCGAGGGGACCAGCAGGACCCCTTTGATGGGGACTGGAGGTTTGGCTTCAGCTTTGGTCCAGACGGGATGAGGATCCAGGAGCCTCCAGTCTTTGGCCACGTCCtcagggagatggaggagatCTTCTCCCAGCTGGGCCGGATGGATGGGCAGTCAGAGTCAAGACACTTTG GTGTTCCTATGCTGCCACCACCTCAGGATGGAGACAAGAGGGGTGAAGGGGGGTCCAGTGGTAACCCCCTGAGAGACTTTATGCTCAAATCCCCTGACAGCAACACACAGGGACCCAgaccagggccacccagagagCCCAGGAATGACAGCCACCCTTCTTATGAGTCACCAGAGCTTCCTGGCTGGACTCCTTTTGCAAAG TTCAATGATTTTTGGAAACAAGGGCCACGGAAAGCTCCAGATGAGCGAAAACAAGATGGAG ACCTGGACTCTGCAGTGTCCTCTGGGGGCCTGGATCAGATTCTGACACCACCTGCTGGTCAGACTCCAAACCAACCCAGGAGCAGATCCTTCTTTCAGTCAGTCATGGTCACCAAGGTGTTGAAACCTGACGGG AGCGTTGAGGAGAGGCGGACTGTTAGAGATGGACATGGTAATGAAGAGACCACAGTGACCCGCTCAGGAGGTGTGGGTACCCAGGAGGATGCAGACCATCACACTGTGCCCCTCACACCAG gTGTCCAACATCCATTTTCAGACCTGCGTGATGACGACTCGTTATTCTCTAAGTTCTTTCGaggctttaaataa